The following are from one region of the Paenibacillus bovis genome:
- the purK gene encoding 5-(carboxyamino)imidazole ribonucleotide synthase: protein MEHNHNRPQAGKVIAPGATVGILGGGQLGRMMVLQGAPLGYRFITLDPAPDSPCGQVSRQITAAYDDVEAARRLAEQADVITYEFENVDAGVAALLAEQSYVPQGSHLLYTTQHRLREKRAIEAAGATVAPYAEVTSAAETLAAVQKFGTPCVLKTATGGYDGKGQFVIRTEEQAIQAYEELSAAGTELVVEQFIHFQCELSVIAARSTQGEITTFPVAENIHVDNILHLSIVPARVPEDVQRRAEQMAADIAESMNAVGLLAVELFCTADGQLYVNELAPRPHNSGHYTMEACATSQFEQHVRAICGLPLGSTALRTPVVMVNILGEHIPDVVERMVSTDAAAEQLNVVPKYHLYGKEEAKHKRKMGHINVLCHNIEDALAWINQTNIWRNK from the coding sequence ATGGAGCATAATCACAATCGTCCTCAAGCAGGCAAAGTTATTGCTCCCGGCGCAACAGTAGGTATTCTCGGCGGCGGACAGCTGGGACGAATGATGGTACTGCAGGGCGCACCGCTCGGGTACCGGTTTATTACCCTTGATCCGGCTCCGGATTCACCTTGTGGTCAGGTCAGCCGGCAGATTACCGCAGCCTATGATGATGTAGAAGCCGCGCGCAGACTGGCGGAGCAGGCAGATGTGATTACGTATGAATTTGAAAATGTGGACGCAGGTGTCGCAGCGCTATTGGCCGAGCAATCCTACGTACCCCAGGGCAGTCATCTGCTGTATACGACCCAGCATCGACTGCGGGAAAAGCGGGCGATCGAAGCGGCAGGAGCGACAGTGGCTCCCTATGCGGAAGTGACCAGCGCAGCAGAAACACTGGCTGCCGTCCAAAAGTTCGGCACACCATGCGTCCTGAAAACAGCGACCGGTGGCTACGATGGCAAAGGACAGTTCGTAATCCGTACGGAAGAGCAGGCGATACAGGCTTATGAAGAACTAAGTGCAGCCGGTACGGAGCTGGTGGTAGAGCAGTTTATTCATTTCCAGTGTGAACTGTCCGTGATTGCTGCTCGCAGCACACAGGGCGAGATTACGACTTTTCCGGTAGCGGAAAATATTCACGTCGATAATATCCTGCATCTGTCGATCGTACCTGCCCGTGTACCAGAAGACGTGCAGCGCAGAGCGGAACAGATGGCAGCGGATATCGCCGAATCGATGAACGCGGTCGGCCTACTCGCGGTAGAGTTATTCTGTACAGCAGATGGACAGCTGTATGTGAACGAGCTGGCTCCGCGTCCGCACAACTCCGGACATTATACGATGGAAGCCTGCGCCACCTCGCAGTTCGAGCAGCATGTACGGGCCATCTGCGGACTGCCGCTTGGCAGTACGGCGCTGCGTACGCCTGTAGTGATGGTCAATATACTGGGAGAACATATTCCGGATGTGGTAGAGCGGATGGTGTCGACCGATGCAGCAGCAGAGCAGCTGAACGTCGTACCGAAGTACCATTTATATGGGAAAGAAGAAGCCAAGCACAAGCGCAAGATGGGACATATCAATGTGCTGTGTCATAATATAGAAGATGCTCTGGCATGGATCAACCAAACGAACATATGGAGGAATAAATAA
- a CDS encoding universal stress protein, with translation MLFSNILLAYDGSKASNKALNRAVELAKANPEAHIDAIHVFDFPRYFMGEGIVPVPTTSNEELYEMAMQTAKEAKRRLEESGIPNKFDVEMIQGNAAQSVLDFAASHNSDVIVIGSRGLGSIREFVLGSVSHNVVQHAQIPVLIVK, from the coding sequence ATGTTATTCTCAAATATTCTGCTTGCGTACGATGGTTCCAAAGCATCCAACAAAGCGCTCAACCGTGCTGTTGAGCTAGCCAAAGCCAATCCGGAAGCGCATATTGATGCGATTCACGTATTTGATTTCCCACGTTACTTTATGGGAGAAGGAATCGTACCGGTTCCAACTACTTCGAATGAAGAACTGTACGAAATGGCTATGCAGACTGCCAAGGAAGCGAAGCGCCGTCTGGAAGAGTCCGGTATTCCGAACAAGTTCGATGTCGAGATGATCCAGGGTAACGCTGCACAGAGCGTGCTGGACTTTGCCGCATCCCATAACTCGGACGTGATCGTTATCGGCAGCCGCGGACTGGGCAGTATTCGTGAATTTGTACTCGGCAGTGTCAGCCATAACGTGGTACAGCATGCCCAGATTCCGGTACTGATCGTAAAATAA
- a CDS encoding alpha-galactosidase translates to MSIFYDEKQATFHLQTSSTSYVIQLIHGRHLAHLYWGPALRHSTVGSLLRRIERASFSPNYHDEDRTFSFDTLPQEYPGYGRGDYREPAFEVMLPNGSSVNDLHYVSHRITAGKPALEGLPATYVEQDSEADTLEITLRDELTGLEAIVQYSVFGELNAITRAVRLHNQGSEPVSIRRALSSSVDFHQDQYEMMHLSGAWVRERHVHYRPLTPGLQRVESKRGSSSHQHNPFIALLEKGATEDHGQVYGMSLVYSGNFIAQVEVDQFRTTRMQVGLSPFDFEWKLEAGETFQTPEAVLVHSANGLGGMSRTYHKLYRTHLSRGTHRDQVRPILINNWEATYFDFDAPKIKRIAAAGQELGIELFVLDDGWFGHRDNDRSSLGDWVEDRRKLPEGLGKLAQEIVDTGMQFGLWFEPEMVSPDSDLYRKHPDWCLHVPDRSRSMGRQQLILDLSRQDVCDYIVESVSSVLASAPITYVKWDMNRNMSEIGSALLPAERQRETAHRYMLGLYNVLERITSAFPDVLFESCSGGGGRFDPGMLYYMPQTWTSDDTDAVERLKIQYGTSMVYPASSMGSHVSAVPNHQVGRITSFATRGHVAMSGNFGYELDLTSLTEEEKQEVREQVTQYKQLRGLIQFGEFYRLLSPFEGNYTAWMFVSEDQQEAFGGYFQVLSEPNPPLRRLRLRGLNPESRYRMSVNGIEEEQVYYGDELMYHGIALIEKYEDFQSTLFTFKSVQ, encoded by the coding sequence ATGTCCATTTTCTATGATGAAAAACAAGCAACCTTTCATTTGCAAACGTCTTCAACAAGTTATGTGATCCAATTAATCCATGGACGCCATCTGGCGCATTTATACTGGGGGCCTGCACTGCGGCACTCCACGGTAGGCAGTTTGCTGCGCAGAATCGAACGCGCTTCTTTTAGCCCGAACTATCATGATGAGGATCGTACTTTTTCCTTTGACACACTGCCGCAGGAATATCCGGGGTACGGACGCGGAGACTACCGAGAGCCTGCTTTTGAAGTAATGCTGCCCAACGGCTCCAGTGTAAACGATCTGCATTATGTGAGCCACCGTATAACGGCGGGCAAGCCTGCACTGGAAGGACTGCCGGCTACTTATGTGGAGCAGGATAGCGAAGCAGATACACTGGAGATTACGCTGCGCGACGAACTGACCGGTCTGGAAGCGATCGTACAGTACTCTGTATTCGGCGAATTGAATGCGATTACCCGTGCAGTCCGTCTGCATAATCAGGGTAGCGAGCCGGTATCGATCCGGCGCGCGCTAAGCAGTAGCGTGGATTTCCATCAGGATCAGTATGAGATGATGCATTTGTCCGGCGCATGGGTGCGTGAGCGTCACGTACATTATCGTCCGCTCACACCGGGATTGCAGCGTGTGGAGAGCAAGCGCGGCTCCAGCAGCCACCAGCATAATCCGTTTATCGCTCTTCTGGAAAAAGGAGCAACCGAGGATCATGGTCAGGTATACGGGATGAGCCTGGTCTACAGCGGTAACTTTATCGCTCAGGTTGAGGTGGATCAATTCCGTACGACCCGGATGCAGGTGGGATTGTCTCCGTTTGACTTTGAATGGAAACTGGAAGCAGGCGAGACGTTCCAAACGCCGGAAGCAGTGCTGGTTCATTCCGCCAACGGGCTGGGCGGCATGTCGCGTACATACCACAAGCTCTATCGTACACATCTGAGCCGTGGTACACATCGTGACCAGGTGCGTCCGATTCTGATCAATAACTGGGAAGCGACGTATTTTGATTTTGATGCACCCAAAATCAAACGTATTGCTGCAGCCGGACAGGAACTGGGTATTGAGCTGTTCGTGCTGGATGACGGCTGGTTCGGGCATCGGGATAATGACCGGTCTTCTCTGGGAGACTGGGTAGAGGACCGCCGCAAGCTGCCGGAAGGTCTGGGCAAGCTGGCACAGGAAATTGTGGATACGGGCATGCAGTTCGGATTGTGGTTCGAGCCGGAAATGGTATCACCGGACAGCGATCTGTACCGCAAGCATCCTGACTGGTGTCTGCACGTACCGGATCGCAGCCGCTCCATGGGGCGTCAGCAATTGATTCTCGATCTGTCCCGTCAGGACGTATGTGATTATATCGTGGAATCAGTCAGCAGTGTGCTCGCATCGGCTCCGATCACCTATGTAAAATGGGATATGAACCGCAATATGTCCGAGATCGGCTCGGCATTGCTGCCGGCAGAACGGCAGCGGGAAACAGCGCACCGCTATATGCTGGGCTTGTACAATGTACTGGAGCGCATTACATCGGCGTTCCCGGATGTGCTGTTCGAGAGCTGTTCCGGTGGCGGCGGACGTTTTGACCCGGGGATGCTCTATTATATGCCGCAGACATGGACCAGTGATGACACCGATGCAGTGGAGCGTTTGAAAATTCAGTACGGTACCAGTATGGTCTATCCGGCGAGCTCGATGGGTTCCCATGTATCGGCTGTACCGAACCATCAGGTGGGACGGATCACTTCCTTTGCTACACGCGGTCATGTGGCGATGTCCGGCAACTTTGGCTATGAGCTGGATCTGACGAGTCTGACCGAGGAAGAGAAGCAGGAAGTGCGCGAGCAGGTGACCCAGTACAAGCAGCTGCGCGGATTAATCCAGTTTGGCGAATTCTATCGTCTGCTCAGTCCGTTTGAAGGCAATTATACGGCATGGATGTTCGTCTCGGAAGATCAGCAGGAGGCATTTGGCGGCTACTTCCAGGTACTGAGCGAGCCGAATCCACCACTGCGCCGCCTAAGACTCAGAGGACTGAATCCGGAAAGTCGTTACCGTATGAGTGTAAATGGCATTGAAGAAGAACAAGTGTATTACGGAGATGAGCTGATGTATCACGGCATCGCGCTGATCGAGAAATATGAAGATTTCCAGAGTACATTGTTTACTTTTAAATCGGTGCAATAA
- a CDS encoding MurR/RpiR family transcriptional regulator has product MKYMQNLTVQEKHIVEYILRDPQVVFDHTAQEIAGLTFTSASTVVRLCKKLGAQGYPDFQLKLALDDEIRQLSSNRLAARQPSGSLTDHMEWIPAIYDEALIETRRRIDLAVLQPVCDWVQEAVRIDIYGSESNYYTAQQACARWNEIGRSAIAHNSANHHYLSNPHLDASILSFVISHTGRNPAMLEIARTLKEKGRRIVALTGGMDTPLARLCDYTLLTYAAPIGPASKMFSAISAQYLFDVLLVSNWSTP; this is encoded by the coding sequence ATGAAATATATGCAAAATCTGACTGTCCAGGAGAAGCATATTGTCGAGTATATTTTGCGTGATCCGCAGGTGGTATTTGATCATACTGCGCAGGAAATTGCCGGGCTGACGTTTACGAGTGCCTCGACAGTGGTCCGGCTGTGCAAAAAGCTGGGCGCGCAGGGATATCCCGATTTCCAGCTAAAACTGGCGCTGGATGATGAGATTCGGCAGCTATCCAGTAATCGCTTGGCAGCCAGGCAGCCATCCGGCTCACTGACCGATCATATGGAGTGGATCCCTGCGATCTACGATGAAGCACTGATCGAGACGCGGCGCAGAATTGACCTGGCTGTTCTTCAACCGGTGTGTGATTGGGTGCAGGAAGCCGTAAGAATCGATATCTATGGCAGCGAAAGCAATTATTATACCGCACAGCAAGCATGTGCGCGCTGGAATGAGATCGGCCGCAGTGCGATTGCCCATAACAGTGCCAATCATCATTATTTATCCAATCCGCATCTGGATGCATCCATATTGTCGTTTGTTATTTCCCATACCGGCCGTAATCCGGCGATGCTGGAAATTGCCCGTACGTTAAAAGAAAAAGGGCGCCGAATAGTTGCTTTAACCGGTGGTATGGATACACCGCTGGCACGATTATGTGACTACACGCTGCTGACGTATGCAGCACCTATCGGTCCGGCTTCCAAAATGTTCTCGGCGATATCCGCGCAATATTTGTTTGATGTACTGTTGGTGAGTAACTGGTCTACTCCATAA
- a CDS encoding N-acetylmannosamine-6-phosphate 2-epimerase, which yields MTLDSLGLQGKLIVSCQALEHEPLYSSFIMGRMALAAQQGGAAGIRANTAEDINEIRQQVQLPVIGIVKRNYGEHPVFITPTLKEVAELAATGCEIVALDATDRPRPDGMSLSELVRQIRQQYPQLLLMADVSTVEEGLEAQRLGFDLVSATLVGYTEQTKGQKLYENDFAILKEMLRQITAPIVAEGNILTPEMAARCLELGVYSVVVGGAITRPQQITERFIEQMKQRMQG from the coding sequence ATGACACTCGATTCACTGGGACTGCAAGGCAAACTGATCGTATCCTGTCAGGCACTGGAGCATGAGCCGCTATACAGCTCTTTTATTATGGGGAGAATGGCACTCGCTGCCCAGCAGGGAGGAGCAGCCGGTATCCGCGCCAATACCGCAGAGGATATTAACGAAATTCGGCAGCAGGTTCAGCTACCGGTGATTGGGATTGTGAAGCGCAATTATGGAGAGCATCCGGTATTTATTACGCCTACGCTCAAGGAAGTGGCCGAGCTGGCGGCAACCGGCTGTGAGATTGTCGCGCTGGATGCAACGGATCGGCCGAGACCGGATGGGATGAGTCTGAGTGAACTGGTCCGGCAGATTCGGCAGCAGTATCCACAGCTGCTACTCATGGCGGATGTATCGACGGTCGAGGAGGGGCTGGAAGCGCAGCGACTTGGATTCGATCTGGTATCGGCGACATTGGTCGGCTACACGGAGCAGACAAAAGGGCAGAAACTATACGAAAACGATTTTGCCATTTTAAAAGAAATGCTGCGACAGATTACGGCACCTATCGTAGCCGAAGGGAATATTCTGACGCCGGAAATGGCAGCGCGCTGTCTGGAACTGGGCGTGTATAGTGTAGTGGTCGGCGGAGCGATTACACGGCCGCAGCAGATTACGGAGCGGTTTATCGAGCAGATGAAGCAGCGGATGCAGGGATAA
- a CDS encoding DUF1294 domain-containing protein — MTRSITPESLLWIWLLVINCIAYITMSIDKSRAERRRTRHRIPEKNLFWLAAIGGALGIWVSMYTRRHKTKHRSFVVGIPLLLVLNILVYGYIFYRWFS; from the coding sequence ATGACGAGATCGATAACGCCAGAGTCGCTGCTGTGGATATGGCTGCTGGTCATTAATTGTATAGCGTATATTACGATGAGCATCGACAAGAGCCGGGCCGAACGCCGACGTACCCGGCATCGGATTCCGGAGAAGAACCTGTTCTGGCTGGCAGCTATTGGCGGGGCGCTTGGGATCTGGGTATCGATGTATACACGCAGACACAAGACCAAGCACCGTTCCTTTGTGGTCGGTATTCCGCTGCTGCTGGTGCTGAATATATTGGTATACGGGTACATTTTCTATCGCTGGTTTAGCTGA
- the purE gene encoding 5-(carboxyamino)imidazole ribonucleotide mutase, with translation MSVQVAVVMGSKSDWETMQHACQMLEELEIAYEKKVVSAHRTPDLMFEFAEQASARGIKVIIAGAGGAAHLPGMIAAKTLLPVIGVPVKSAALNGLDSLLSIVQMPGGIPVATVAIGKAGATNAGLLAAQILGAFDPEVMQRVEARRERIKQEVLESSDTLGVEQ, from the coding sequence ATGTCAGTACAGGTCGCTGTCGTTATGGGCAGCAAGTCAGACTGGGAAACAATGCAGCACGCCTGCCAGATGCTGGAGGAGCTGGAGATTGCTTATGAGAAAAAAGTGGTCTCGGCGCATCGTACGCCTGATTTGATGTTTGAGTTTGCCGAGCAGGCTTCAGCACGCGGGATCAAGGTTATCATCGCCGGAGCCGGTGGTGCAGCTCATCTGCCAGGAATGATTGCTGCCAAAACGCTGCTGCCCGTTATTGGCGTGCCGGTCAAGTCGGCTGCGCTGAATGGACTGGATTCGCTGCTGTCGATCGTACAGATGCCGGGTGGTATCCCGGTCGCGACAGTCGCTATCGGCAAAGCAGGTGCGACGAATGCAGGACTGCTCGCTGCCCAGATCCTCGGTGCCTTTGACCCTGAAGTGATGCAGCGTGTGGAAGCGCGCCGTGAACGGATCAAGCAGGAAGTACTGGAATCGAGTGATACTCTGGGAGTGGAACAATGA
- a CDS encoding Gfo/Idh/MocA family protein, producing MNIGIIGTGSIAHAFLDALQHIPSASCTAILSRRQSTAEPLAQQYGIARIHTVLDELLHDPEVDWIYIASPNSLHFDYALQALQHGKHVICEKPFTSTTRELQILIRTARKQQLFLFEAITNIHLPNYQWIKQNIDRLGPIRLIQCNYSQYSRKYNELLSGGLPNVFNPAFSGGALMDINIYNLHLVMNLFGSPRQVSYTANKHSGGIDTSGVLVLTYDEYIAECVGAKDTHGMNFVLIQGENGYFHIEHGANGCRRILIHTGEQQMEYNEQTIDNPLYYELAVFEEIYRSSDYSRCYELLDHSYAVMQTLEAARRDAGIVFAADTMDHPLSSF from the coding sequence ATGAATATTGGAATCATTGGAACCGGCAGTATTGCCCATGCTTTTCTCGATGCGTTGCAGCATATCCCCTCTGCTTCATGCACCGCGATCCTATCCCGCAGACAGTCAACTGCCGAACCACTTGCACAACAATACGGCATTGCGCGCATCCATACCGTGCTCGATGAGCTGCTGCATGATCCCGAGGTGGACTGGATCTATATCGCATCGCCGAACAGTCTTCATTTTGATTATGCGTTGCAGGCTTTGCAGCATGGCAAACATGTGATTTGCGAGAAACCATTTACTTCTACCACTCGCGAACTGCAGATTCTGATCCGGACAGCCCGGAAGCAGCAGTTATTTTTATTCGAAGCGATTACCAATATTCATCTGCCCAATTACCAGTGGATTAAGCAAAATATCGACCGATTAGGCCCGATCCGTCTGATCCAGTGTAATTACAGCCAGTATTCACGTAAATATAATGAACTGCTAAGCGGCGGCTTGCCCAATGTATTCAATCCGGCTTTTTCCGGTGGTGCCTTGATGGATATTAATATTTATAACCTGCATCTCGTGATGAATCTCTTCGGCTCTCCCCGTCAGGTCAGCTATACCGCCAACAAGCATTCCGGCGGAATCGACACCTCCGGCGTGCTGGTTCTCACCTACGATGAATATATAGCAGAATGTGTAGGTGCCAAAGATACACACGGTATGAATTTTGTGCTGATCCAGGGAGAGAATGGTTACTTCCATATTGAGCATGGCGCGAATGGCTGCCGTCGGATTCTGATCCATACGGGAGAGCAGCAGATGGAATATAACGAGCAGACTATCGATAATCCTCTGTATTACGAACTGGCTGTATTTGAAGAAATCTATCGTAGCAGTGACTATTCGCGCTGCTATGAACTGCTGGATCACAGTTATGCCGTTATGCAGACATTGGAAGCTGCCCGCCGGGATGCAGGTATTGTATTCGCAGCAGATACTATGGATCACCCTTTGAGCAGCTTCTGA